One genomic segment of Desulfuromonas thiophila includes these proteins:
- a CDS encoding ferritin-like domain-containing protein: protein MEQQELQRAIKAAMQTEKDAMDYYKYGAEKMADPKARQSFEILANEEKQHAHMFFNIYKGDDVPSFDAFISAPPNTESSWWKSLQQALLADFDERKAIELAIEQEEALEKDLLAMAAKINDADVKAVYLANARSTHNHYELCVEEYNALLGKSS, encoded by the coding sequence ATGGAACAGCAAGAACTACAGCGGGCCATCAAGGCGGCCATGCAGACCGAAAAAGACGCCATGGATTACTATAAGTACGGGGCCGAGAAGATGGCGGACCCTAAGGCCCGGCAGTCTTTTGAAATTCTGGCCAACGAAGAGAAGCAGCACGCCCACATGTTTTTCAATATCTACAAGGGCGATGATGTGCCGTCTTTCGATGCCTTCATCAGCGCACCTCCCAATACCGAATCCTCCTGGTGGAAATCGCTGCAACAGGCCCTGCTGGCCGACTTTGACGAGCGCAAAGCGATTGAGCTGGCGATTGAGCAGGAAGAAGCCCTGGAAAAAGATCTGCTGGCCATGGCAGCGAAGATTAATGATGCCGATGTCAAGGCAGTCTATCTGGCCAACGCCCGTTCCACCCACAACCATTACGAACTCTGTGTCGAGGAATACAACGCTCTGCTGGGCAAATCGTCCTGA
- a CDS encoding TraB/GumN family protein has product MSSTVPERATEAPTATGDLHRIHHNGREILLVGTAHISRASVEMVQHTIATEQPDAVCVELDAQRYAHLTERNRWEQLNIRQVIRQGQIPFLMANLALASFQKRMGLQTGVRPGEELAAAAQAAEERSLPVHLIDRDIRTTLLRAWRKTGLWQKIQLVTTLFAGLFEKHEIDEEELARLRQSDSLSSMLEEMGDLLPAAKSILVDERDRWMAHQLRQTAGARIVAVVGAAHIPGICRHLAHNESDAALAELASIPVKPLYSRLLPWLIPLLVAALFVIGFFFADREQLYQAAGAWILANGSLSALGTLVAWGHPLTVVAAFVAAPITSLNPTIGAGFVTAFVQALLVPPKVRDMEAVLEAVVTLSGWWRNRLTRILLVFFLSSLGSSLGTLVAFGWLKQLL; this is encoded by the coding sequence ATGTCCAGCACCGTACCCGAGAGAGCCACAGAGGCCCCGACTGCAACGGGCGATCTGCACCGCATCCACCACAACGGCCGCGAAATCCTGCTGGTCGGCACCGCCCACATCTCCCGCGCCTCGGTTGAAATGGTGCAACACACCATCGCCACCGAACAACCTGACGCTGTTTGTGTTGAACTTGATGCCCAGCGCTACGCGCACCTGACTGAACGTAACCGCTGGGAACAGCTCAATATCCGCCAGGTCATTCGTCAAGGCCAGATTCCCTTTCTGATGGCCAACCTGGCTCTGGCATCGTTCCAGAAACGTATGGGGCTGCAGACCGGTGTGCGACCTGGCGAGGAGCTGGCCGCCGCTGCCCAGGCAGCCGAAGAACGCAGCCTGCCAGTCCATCTCATCGACCGTGACATCCGCACTACCCTGCTGCGGGCCTGGCGCAAGACCGGGCTATGGCAGAAAATACAGCTGGTCACCACGCTCTTTGCCGGCCTGTTCGAAAAACACGAGATTGACGAGGAGGAACTTGCCCGCTTGCGCCAGTCCGACAGTCTCTCCTCCATGCTTGAAGAAATGGGTGATCTCTTGCCCGCCGCCAAAAGTATTTTGGTCGACGAGCGCGACCGCTGGATGGCCCATCAGCTTCGTCAGACGGCGGGTGCGCGGATCGTCGCCGTGGTCGGCGCAGCCCACATTCCCGGCATCTGCCGCCATCTCGCCCACAACGAAAGCGACGCCGCCCTGGCCGAACTGGCCAGCATTCCCGTCAAACCTCTTTATTCACGGCTGCTGCCCTGGCTGATTCCGTTGCTGGTCGCCGCACTGTTTGTCATTGGCTTCTTCTTTGCCGACCGCGAACAACTCTACCAAGCTGCCGGGGCCTGGATTCTGGCCAACGGCAGCCTCAGCGCTCTGGGCACGCTGGTTGCCTGGGGCCATCCGCTGACCGTGGTGGCCGCCTTCGTCGCCGCCCCCATCACCTCGCTGAATCCCACCATCGGCGCCGGCTTCGTCACCGCCTTCGTTCAGGCGCTGCTGGTCCCCCCCAAGGTGCGCGACATGGAGGCTGTGCTGGAGGCGGTGGTGACCCTGTCAGGCTGGTGGCGTAACCGCCTGACGCGGATACTGCTGGTCTTCTTTCTGTCTTCCCTTGGTTCGAGTCTCGGCACACTGGTGGCCTTCGGCTGGCTCAAGCAACTGCTGTGA